In Woeseia oceani, one DNA window encodes the following:
- the hfq gene encoding RNA chaperone Hfq, with protein sequence MAKGQSLQDPFLNILRKEKVPVSIYLVNGIKLQGQVDSFDQFVVLLKNSVNQMVYKHAISTIVPSRNVRLPLPEDENGESDD encoded by the coding sequence ATGGCCAAAGGGCAGTCGCTGCAGGATCCGTTTCTGAACATATTGCGCAAGGAAAAGGTCCCGGTGTCCATTTACCTTGTCAACGGCATCAAACTTCAGGGCCAGGTAGATTCATTTGATCAGTTTGTCGTTTTGCTCAAGAACAGTGTCAACCAGATGGTTTATAAGCATGCGATTTCCACAATCGTCCCGTCACGCAACGTGCGCCTGCCGCTACCGGAAGACGAGAACGGAGAATCTGACGACTAG
- the miaA gene encoding tRNA (adenosine(37)-N6)-dimethylallyltransferase MiaA, whose amino-acid sequence MGPTASGKTSVAMRLAAELPVDVVSVDSALVYRGMDIGTAKPDADMLAKVPHQLINICEPEETYSAGTFVQDAVAAIESIHAAGRIPLLAGGTMMYFRALTQGIAPLPAADANIRAALDAEAQLEGWPALHQQLAAVDADAAARIAESDSQRIQRALEVFRITGKPLSELQRETLQPARYNFIRVALMPPDRAILHQRIAERLDQMMDAGFLDEVRQLRTRPGLTADSTSMRSVGYRQLWAHLEGETDLPTAAERALFATRQLAKRQITWLRSEPVINCFDPLEAGAIDTILSVLRENLGE is encoded by the coding sequence ATGGGGCCGACCGCATCGGGGAAAACCAGCGTCGCTATGCGGCTTGCTGCTGAGTTGCCTGTGGATGTCGTGAGCGTGGACTCCGCACTGGTCTATCGTGGCATGGACATCGGCACCGCCAAGCCTGACGCTGACATGCTGGCAAAAGTGCCACATCAGTTGATCAACATTTGCGAGCCCGAGGAAACGTACTCTGCCGGAACCTTTGTGCAGGATGCCGTCGCGGCCATTGAGAGCATTCACGCAGCGGGCCGCATACCTCTGCTCGCCGGTGGCACCATGATGTATTTTCGCGCCCTGACTCAGGGCATCGCACCGTTGCCTGCGGCTGATGCAAACATTCGCGCGGCGCTGGATGCCGAAGCGCAGCTCGAAGGCTGGCCGGCACTGCATCAACAGCTGGCCGCGGTCGATGCCGACGCGGCCGCCCGCATTGCCGAATCCGACAGCCAGCGCATACAACGCGCACTGGAAGTGTTTCGGATAACGGGTAAACCGCTCAGCGAGCTGCAGCGCGAAACGTTGCAACCCGCGCGTTACAACTTCATTCGCGTTGCCTTAATGCCGCCTGATCGCGCGATATTGCACCAGCGCATCGCGGAACGTTTGGACCAGATGATGGATGCCGGCTTTTTGGACGAGGTCCGCCAGTTGCGGACGCGGCCCGGATTAACGGCTGACAGCACGTCCATGCGCTCCGTCGGTTATCGCCAGTTATGGGCGCATCTGGAGGGTGAGACGGATTTACCAACCGCGGCCGAACGCGCGTTATTCGCAACACGGCAGCTCGCCAAGCGCCAAATTACGTGGTTGCGCAGCGAACCCGTGATAAATTGCTTCGATCCGCTTGAAGCCGGCGCTATCGATACCATATTGTCCGTCTTGCGCGAGAATTTGGGCGAATAA
- the hflX gene encoding ribosome rescue GTPase HflX codes for MFERPKSGERAVLLHASTDGAPDAAEREEFAELARSAGALLVGELVSARRIPDSRTFIGKGKVAELAKLIEDQQAELVICGAPLSPSQERNLERALKCRVLDRGGLILDIFAQRARSFEGKLQVELAQLRHLSTRLVRGWTHLERQKGGIGLRGPGETQLETDRRLLAQRIRVLNLRLEQVDGRRAMNRQNRVNAEIPTVALVGYTNAGKSTLFNALTDAGVYVRDQLFATLDPTMRRIELDSSSAAIIADTVGFVRDLPHELVAAFRSTLQEAREADLILHLIDASDPQRWQRIRQVNAVLKQLGADEVPQIRVYNKIDKLDRRPRVNWNRNGLGRAVWLSARTGEGIPLLRETIAERLRRERVQGMMRLRPGQGRQRARLFELGAVVAETALDDGGWALELNLGERDLQRFLKRESLPASQFEAGAATLEPNAITQR; via the coding sequence ATGTTTGAGCGGCCCAAGAGCGGTGAACGAGCCGTATTACTGCACGCGTCGACCGACGGTGCACCGGATGCAGCCGAAAGAGAAGAATTCGCCGAACTGGCACGCTCCGCCGGAGCGTTGCTGGTTGGTGAGCTGGTCAGCGCGCGCCGCATTCCTGACTCCCGCACGTTCATTGGCAAGGGCAAGGTGGCAGAGCTCGCGAAGCTGATTGAAGATCAGCAAGCGGAGCTGGTGATCTGCGGTGCGCCACTGTCACCCAGCCAGGAACGAAACCTGGAGCGAGCCTTGAAGTGCCGGGTGCTTGATCGCGGTGGTTTGATTCTGGATATCTTCGCCCAGCGCGCCCGTAGCTTCGAGGGCAAATTGCAGGTCGAGCTGGCCCAGTTGCGGCATCTCTCAACCCGCCTGGTACGCGGCTGGACTCACCTTGAACGGCAGAAAGGTGGCATTGGCTTGCGCGGGCCGGGTGAAACTCAGCTGGAAACGGACAGACGCTTGCTGGCGCAACGGATTCGGGTATTGAATCTGCGCCTTGAACAGGTCGACGGCCGGCGGGCGATGAACCGGCAGAACCGGGTAAACGCAGAGATCCCGACGGTGGCGCTGGTGGGCTACACCAACGCGGGCAAATCAACCCTCTTCAATGCGCTGACGGATGCCGGTGTATATGTCCGCGATCAGTTGTTTGCGACGCTCGATCCAACCATGCGGCGTATCGAGCTGGACAGCAGCAGTGCGGCAATCATTGCCGATACGGTCGGTTTTGTACGCGATTTGCCCCACGAGCTGGTGGCAGCGTTTCGATCGACGTTGCAGGAAGCCAGGGAAGCCGACCTGATACTGCACCTGATTGACGCCAGTGACCCACAGCGCTGGCAGCGTATTCGGCAGGTCAATGCGGTATTGAAACAGCTGGGTGCCGACGAGGTGCCGCAGATTCGCGTATACAACAAGATCGACAAACTGGATCGCCGGCCACGGGTGAATTGGAACCGCAACGGGCTGGGCCGGGCGGTCTGGCTGTCGGCCCGGACGGGCGAAGGCATTCCATTGTTGCGCGAAACCATCGCAGAGCGACTGCGCCGCGAGAGGGTACAAGGTATGATGCGGCTTCGCCCCGGTCAGGGGCGGCAGCGTGCCCGCCTGTTTGAATTGGGCGCCGTCGTTGCGGAAACCGCCTTGGATGACGGTGGCTGGGCGTTGGAACTGAATTTGGGTGAGCGGGATTTGCAGCGTTTTCTGAAGCGTGAGAGTCTCCCCGCGTCACAATTTGAGGCTGGTGCGGCGACGCTCGAGCCGAACGCAATTACACAGAGATAA
- the hflK gene encoding FtsH protease activity modulator HflK codes for MAWNDSGNGKDPWKRDNDEAADLDKIVQNWQRRLSSLLGGKGGKGGSASGSGPSGGGWFLAVLLLIAWSLTGLYRVDEAERGVVQRFGAYEATTMPGLHWHWPYPIETVDVVNTNAVANYAFRTEILTADEQYVFVQMVVQYRRADPYKFSFEVVDPESTLKDVTESALREVVGTSTLEVLVTERRDEIAPRTQEILQATLDSYNAGISVTSISLEKLDYPQAVQEAVDDTQKARNDSDRTILEAETYAGDIIPRARGRASRMLQDAEAYRDRVIADAEGDAARFVALLEEYSKAPEVTRERLYLEAIEDVYSRSSKVIIDTEGNGSLLYLPIDKLMEASGERRTLNRADSSRTSMSQSPSESSIPDSEGLTERDRRTRQ; via the coding sequence ATGGCCTGGAACGATTCTGGAAACGGCAAGGATCCCTGGAAACGGGATAACGACGAGGCGGCCGATCTCGACAAGATAGTGCAGAACTGGCAACGACGCTTGTCCAGTTTGCTGGGCGGTAAAGGTGGCAAGGGCGGCAGCGCCAGTGGCAGCGGGCCATCCGGCGGTGGCTGGTTCCTGGCAGTCCTGTTGCTGATTGCATGGTCGCTGACCGGCCTGTACCGGGTGGACGAAGCGGAGCGCGGCGTCGTGCAACGTTTTGGCGCCTACGAGGCGACCACCATGCCCGGTCTTCACTGGCATTGGCCGTACCCGATTGAAACAGTTGACGTCGTCAACACCAATGCGGTCGCCAACTATGCGTTCCGCACCGAAATTCTGACCGCGGACGAGCAATACGTCTTCGTCCAGATGGTTGTGCAATACCGGCGCGCTGATCCGTACAAATTCAGTTTCGAAGTCGTGGACCCGGAGTCCACGCTAAAAGACGTCACCGAAAGCGCGCTCCGCGAAGTGGTTGGCACGAGCACCCTCGAGGTACTGGTTACCGAGCGGCGTGACGAGATTGCACCGCGGACGCAGGAGATATTGCAGGCGACGCTGGATTCCTACAACGCCGGTATCAGTGTTACCTCGATCAGCCTTGAGAAACTCGACTACCCGCAGGCGGTGCAGGAAGCGGTCGATGATACGCAGAAGGCACGCAACGATTCCGACCGAACCATCCTCGAAGCCGAAACGTACGCGGGCGATATTATCCCGCGTGCTCGCGGCAGGGCATCCCGCATGCTGCAGGATGCCGAAGCTTATCGGGATCGCGTGATCGCCGATGCTGAAGGTGATGCCGCGCGTTTCGTGGCGCTGCTTGAAGAGTATTCGAAAGCACCCGAAGTCACTCGCGAGCGTTTGTACCTGGAAGCGATCGAAGATGTTTACAGCCGCTCGAGCAAGGTGATCATTGATACCGAAGGCAATGGCAGCCTGCTCTACTTGCCGATAGACAAGTTAATGGAAGCCAGTGGCGAACGCCGAACACTAAACCGCGCGGACTCAAGCCGCACCAGCATGAGCCAGTCGCCGTCTGAATCCTCGATACCGGATTCAGAAGGATTGACAGAGCGCGACAGGAGGACCCGTCAATGA